TGACTCAAGATTCCTTGCTTTCTCTTCAAACCGCTGAAGGGATTCTTTAGCCGTTCCTTTTTGGATTATTTCATAGACTTCTTCTGGATAAGCAGGGGTGGTTGTAGCCGAAAACAGCAGAACGGACAGGACTATAAAAAAGTTCCAGATCGCATTGAAATTTCTATAAAGCATGGCATTATCCCTCCCCATGCGATATAAACACTGCCATTCTTTTCAACATCTTTTTAGATTTTAAGTATTCAAAGGTCTTCTGCTTTTATAATATCACAAATATTCGGTAATGCAAATCCATTGAGTTATTTCGGTAAATATGTTATAAAATGTGATATATTATGAGGAATATAGCCGTTTTTATAGACAGGGATGGCACTCTGATAGAGGATGTTGGGTACCTTAGTAACATAGATGCACTCTCGCTCATAGATGGAAGTGCTGATGCAGTTAGAAGACTTAATAAATCAGGCATTAAGGTTGTTATTATAACCAATCAGGCAGGCATTGCCAAGGGTTTTTTCGATGAATCGACCCTGCTTGCTATACATGAAAAGTTGATAGAGATGCTCGGCGAACATAATGCCGTGATTGATAAGATATATTATTGCCCGCATTATCCAGAGGGTACGGTTCCAGAATATTCTATCTCCTGTCTATGTAGAAAACCTGAGCCAGGTATGGTTGAAAAGGCTGTAGAAGAACTGGGGATTGATTTAAAAAGGTCGTATATAGTCGGAGATAAGGCGTCTGATATTGAACTGGCGCAGAGGATTGGCGCCACAGGGATACTCGTTCTTACCGGCTATGGTTCTAATGTAGTTAAAGACAATGAGGTAAATCCAACCTATATAGCCCCTTCTCTTAAAGAAGCTGTGGAATGGATACTAAAGACGGTGAACGGTGAACGGTGAACGGTGAACAATATAATAACATCCTTATCGTA
This DNA window, taken from Nitrospirota bacterium, encodes the following:
- the gmhB gene encoding D-glycero-beta-D-manno-heptose 1,7-bisphosphate 7-phosphatase, whose amino-acid sequence is MRNIAVFIDRDGTLIEDVGYLSNIDALSLIDGSADAVRRLNKSGIKVVIITNQAGIAKGFFDESTLLAIHEKLIEMLGEHNAVIDKIYYCPHYPEGTVPEYSISCLCRKPEPGMVEKAVEELGIDLKRSYIVGDKASDIELAQRIGATGILVLTGYGSNVVKDNEVNPTYIAPSLKEAVEWILKTVNGER